In the genome of Bradysia coprophila strain Holo2 unplaced genomic scaffold, BU_Bcop_v1 contig_232, whole genome shotgun sequence, one region contains:
- the LOC119076478 gene encoding uncharacterized protein LOC119076478, whose protein sequence is MHFKLLLVGCIVVSIAVAQISAQCACGAEGEDYCSCSLTRVPRPQQLPPRFQARPTPAQQRTCTCSNPSSVNRQAFSPVGDRCSCGNSAVVPAIRPPCGCQHKNPASVISSPVVAESGDCGRTIAADFESNVYTPNQIVKEDFSSLIPVDPVSMSLAYKSAHRATVTVPEEKLAFGFKKTPTNAESIKPVPNIPEEKLSTFDAKVVELRDIPCRRKHKKEEEIEEEEEEEIEEDSKPNCGLGYLNYNQMGYVVQKQVDPSFAVHQFVEAEVNERPCSEDPIQEIGSCGYKPGKIMQHANNEEIQGYVYSK, encoded by the exons atgcattttaagCTACTTTTAGTTGGATGCATTGTCGTATCGATTGCTGTTGCACAG ATTTCTGCGCAATGTGCTTGTGGTGCTGAAGGTGAAGATTACTGTTCATGTTCGTTGACCCGTGTGCCTCGACCGCAACAGTTGCCACCTCGTTTCCAGGCCAGACCAACACCAGCACAACAGCGAACATGCACATGTTCCAATCCATCGTCAGTGAATCGGCAAGCATTCAGTCCAGTGGGTGATCGTTGCTCCTGTGGAAATTCTGCCGTTGTACCAGCCATTCGGCCACCATGTGGATGTCAA CACAAGAATCCTGCATCAGTTATATCATCACCCGTAGTAGCTGAGAGTGGTGACTGTGGACGAACAATTGCCGCTGATTTTGAATCGAATGTGTACACACCAAATCAGATCGTAAAAGAAGA TTTCTCCTCACTGATCCCAGTCGATCCAGTAAGTATGAGTCTTGCATATAAGTCGGCACATCGGGCGACCGTCACGGTACCGGAGGAAAAATTGGCTTTTGGATTCAAGAAAACACCAACCAATGCCGAAAGTATCAAACCGGTTCCAAATATTCCCGAAGAAAAGCTTTCAACCTTTGACGCTAAAGTCGTGGAATTGAGAGACATTCCGTGCCGCCGTAAGCACAAGAAGGAAGaagaaattgaagaagaagagGAGGAGGAAATTGAGGAGGATTCGAAACCGAATTGTGGTCTTGGATACTTGAATTACAATCAAATGGGATATGTTGTACAGAAGCAGGTTGATCCGAGCTTTGCCGTTCACCAATTCGTCGAAGCTGAAGTAAATGAACGGCCATGTAGTGAGGACCCGATTCAGGAAATTGGTAGCTGTGGATACAAACCGGGTAAAATAATGCAACACGCTAACAATGAAGAGATCCAGGGATACGTTTACTCAAAATGA
- the LOC119076488 gene encoding uncharacterized protein LOC119076488 codes for MNKTSVAVVLFSLIALINAQCSCQSKPPVDIKYPGEACECSRQLPIRMEVPKITEHRDAHYDYGFTIERPQEAPAEVKYTFDFHMEKPKPLPTASLATYAFEVQRPVEKAAEQPRYTFDYQIQTPVVAKSGPSNLEGLFAHVDKVVIQKQDCQDKNSCQCSGFKPTIDLLQRCPKHGHLYQYGGPLFPNQQRAPWY; via the exons ATGAATAAGACATCAGTGGCGGTAGTGCTATTCTCGCTGATAGCACTGATAAACGCTCAATGTTCGTGCCAATCGAAACCCCCTGTGGATATAAAATATCCAGGCGAAGCTTGCGAATGTAGTCGCCAGTTACCCATTCGTATGGAAGTGCCGAAAATCACTGAACATCGGGATGCACATTACGATTACGGATTTACGATTGAACGACCACAAGAAGCACCGGCTGAGGTGAAGTACACATTCGATTTCCATATGGAGAAACCGAAACCGCTACCAACAGCCTCATT GGCAACATATGCATTTGAGGTACAAAGGCCTGTTGAGAAAGCAGCTGAACAACCTCGGTACACCTTCGACTATCAAATTCAGACGCCGGTTGTTGCTAAAAGTGGACCATCTAACTTAGAAGGATTATTCGCTCACGTGGACAAAGTTGTGATTCAAAAGCAAG aTTGTCAAGACAAGAACAGTTGTCAGTGCAGTGGCTTTAAGCCAACAATTGATCTCCTTCAACGCTGCCCAAAGCATGGACATCTCTATCAATACGGAGGACCACTCTTCCCCAACCAACAAAG GGCACCATGGTATTGA
- the LOC119076489 gene encoding uncharacterized protein LOC119076489 gives MKVFFASAICLIVLVQQIAAVEITHTESESESLKEHLNIKIHQKETIRPVDSPCPFKFNEKVFVNNGKPIIVTGKSRHVVIPASKPIVVKPSPVLIRQKGDVEIRPIHITKQRPPLIVTKKIVKLHQPIIKKYYVEKYRRQEDGGPAHIVSQRVSKQTCNCPVSEHLIDSKYNFNDPSVKVAEVNFEA, from the exons ATGAAGGTCTTCTTCGCATCGGCAATATGCCTAATCGTTTTGGTTCAACAG ATAGCGGCCGTAGAGATCACGCACACTGAGTCGGAATCGGAGAGCTTAAAAgaacatttaaatataaaaatccatCAGAAGGAAACAATTCGGCCCGTCGACTCACCATGTCCGttcaaattcaacgaaaaagttttcgttAACAACGGCAAGCCGATCATTGTCACCGGAAAATCGCGTCACGTTGTCATTCCGGCCAGCAAGCCGATTGTCGTGAAACCATCACCGGTTCTAATTCGCCAGAAGGGAGACGTTGAAATCCGTCCGATTCACATCACCAAGCAACGACCACCGCTAATTGTCACCAAGAAAATCGTCAAATTGCATCAACCTATCATCAAGAAGTACTACGTCGAAAAATACCGTAGACAGGAGGACGGTGGCCCAGCGCACATTGTTTCGCAAAGAGTCAGCAAGCAAACGTGTAATTGTCCCGTATCAGAGCATCTGATCGATTccaaatacaattttaacgATCCATCAGTCAAAGTAGCAGAAGTCAACTTTGAAGCTTAA